The region AAGAAATGAGTGGCAGAGAGAGACTATCTGCTTTGATGCATGTATTTTCCAGGCTGGGAGACAGAGAGCTGGGATGATTGTACTCCTGTGGTCTCAAAGACCAACAAAACACCACCTGTCAACACGTGTGGATTGCAGAGGTCTGTAATGGCATGATCCTTAAACTCATTTTTCAGCTATACCTTGCTCTCCAGCAGAGACGTAACCCTTCTGAGTGCCTGTAGCACAGAGGTTTTAAAGTTTGGGCTATTGCTTATTGGAAACCAAGAACAGTTTATTAAACAAGACCTGGCTTAGTGCTTGAGTGGCTCTATGAAACAGCAATACCACTCCATAGCCAAGTTTTCCAAGGGAAGTGATCTGCTGTGGATATGCTTTAGTAAGCCCCTGACCTACTCATTGCATATCTCCCCAAACCCCAGGTCTGGGGGACTAATCCTGCCTCCTTGCTGCATTGTGTGGCTGTGGGcatcttcctttctgtgctgaaaacccccaaaccaagGCTTCTTTAATCTTAAAGGGTCCCTGCAGTTTCTGACACAGTTAAAGGTCCTTGTCCTGGTATCCTCATCAAACTCCAGTTTCAGTCTTTATGCCCCCTCTCAGGCTCCTTGCTGGGACCCAGTACTTTACTGGTCTTCATCTTCCCAGCCTGCAGGGTCCCACGGGATGGGAGATGATTGtgtggagaaaggaaggaagggcaTTTCCTTTGGTTGGACAGGGGGATCCAAGGTCAGACGGAGGGAGCCTGTGAAAGCTGGAAAGTGAGAGCGAGGGGTGAAGTTCAGAGGAGAGGCATCAGCTGGGGGAACAAAGGGTATTTCTTTGCGCTGGGCAACTATATCTTAAGAGAGCTGAGTACCCACAGGAACTCTTTGCAGAGGTGGTTAGCAGTGGATTCTCAATGTCTGTCAGGACCTTGCCTCTTAAAAAGCCTTTCAAGGCCCTGTTACTGCATTGACAAGCAATCAGATGCTCAGGGGACAGGTTTTGCTACCCTTTTCCTGCTGAGTTGGCCTCACATTGCAGGTGGtctctctggctgcagaggTGTGCTAGGGGATACAAGGAGGGAGTGTTTCCATCACAAGAAGATAGAAGCTCTGCGCTCTGGCCAGCTCTTCCTAGTCCTTGGTGTAatgcagaggcaggcaggggagctGGAGGCGGTGTCTGTTAGCCAGTCAGTCAATCATTTCCCAATGTTTATGATTTATCCCCCCAGCCAAGCCTTCCCCTCATCCCTGCCACTCTGGGCAACGGGAATGTTTGTGATCTCTGAGCAGCGGAGGCTGGCAGGCAGCCTGATCGATGCCAGCAGCTCGTTCTCAGCCACGTGAGAGGAGAAACATCAACAAGGAGAGATGGAGTTAGAACTTTATTAGGAGAAACCTAGATACGATTGACTAAAATCTCACGTTAAAGAGAGCACGCAGGTCTTTTCaggattaaaaaatacacatatataaaacaccttacaaacaaaaaaatggtttCCCCCCCTCTGTGTgggtgtgtatgtatgtatatgtacaaGGAACTGTACCAAAGCTAGCATCCAATGGCTGCTCTGAGAGGCTACAGTGGTGGAAAGAGCTGGTCCATGGGTGGCTTCTTACGCCATATGGACTAGGGATAGAGTGGAGATGAAGATGACCTGATGGCAGAACAGGGACTTGCTGCGAGGACAAACACCTTGGCTTGCACTGGCTGGCAGGCTTGAGAGAGCAGCCAAGAGCTGAATGATGTGCAGGACCTGGAGAGGACTCTTGCTCCTTGCAAAAGATGCTGAAGTGTTTTGGTAGGTTAGTGAGGAGAAGATACAGGCCGTACCTCTTCTGCAGATAAACAGGGGATGTTTTTTCTCTCAAGATGGCAGGTGGCAGCGCCCTTTCAGCAGCATTCAGGTTGCTTGAAAGATGAGtttaaaaagggggaaaaccaCTTTGTTTCCACACGATAATTCCACTTTTTTACTAATAAGATATCTGTTCTCAAAGGAGAGTCTCTATTTCTGTTAACGGATGTCCTGCTTAGAATTGATGACAGAAGAATCTTGGGAAAATTCCCAGTCTTCATCAACTGGTCATCTAAGCAATATCCCCGGGCCCCGGGGTCAGTCTGCTCTGCTGACTTAGGAATGAGGAAGGGATTCCAATGTTAGACATGAGGCAGCTGTGTGTGTGGGACCACGGATATCCTTATTGATGGGGAAAAGTTATATACACAGTGTCCAAAAATTCAAGTAGGATTTATTGTATAGGTAAACTGGTATAAAATATCTGGGCTCAGGTAGAGGGAGGGTTAGACAGAGCGAGaacaaagcagaggagaaagtctttctttcagaaagcctACTGGTGTGTTTCTGCTCCCTGCAGGTGAGAGAAGCTTCAGCTCAGTATCTTGCCAAGCAGATGCAGCAAACATTGAATAGACACCAAAGAAGATGCAAGGGGGTTGAGGTCCAGTGTGTTGAATACAGTGTCGCAGTGGATACCTGCTGGGCAGCCTCAGGATTCTGCTGGCCTGTGCTCTAGGAGGCTAAGGATGGTGAGTCTCCAGTCCCTGTGGGTCCCATGAGGAAAATATGGCCGAGAGCCTCACATCTCTGGATTGATGCCTCTCTTCAGTGCCTGTCTCCCAGTGGCTGCCCCTGCCTTAAGCCATGAGAGGTGCTGTCTGCAATATAACAATGATGTTCACTGAGAAGGAGCAAGAGGGtattaaaagagagagaggttaGCGGCAAGAGTCTGGAGTCCACTTTGCAGAAGTTTTTACTAAGCGCTGAGACTGCTCCTTCTCTTCATCTCTCCTGGAGGCAGGTCACACAGACAAATCGTCTGACCTCGCCTTGCTGCTGGCACGGCTGGTCTTGCTGAGCCGGCGTTTCTCATTGAAGTAGTTCTCGGGAAAGGTGGGCGCTGCACATTCGTTGGCCACCTCCGGACTCTCCACGTAGCTGGACTTAATGAAGGGCCCTTCAccagcagcatcctcctggCCATGGACCCTCTCGGTGGCGAAGTTGGCGGTGTTCTGCTGGGAGGCCATCTTGTTGCTGAAGGGGCTGATGAACTTCCCATTGGGACTTGACAAGCACTGGTTAAAATCTGGTGGAGGAGTGTACATCTGGGCCCTTTCTACTTGCGGAGCAGACTCCAGTCTgccaggggctgtgctggggctgggtttGTAAGACCGGGAGCACCTCTCTTTGGCTTTCTTCCAGCCCAAGTGGTACAACTCGGCCAGACTGAGGAATAGGGAGAGCACTGCCACAGCCAGCATGAAGACAATGAACACGTTCTTCTCTGTGGGACGGGAAACGTAGCAGTTGACAGGGTGGGGGCAAGGTGCCCGCTGGCAGATATACAGGGTCTCCAGGAAGATCCCGTACAAGACGTACTGTCCCACAATGAAGGCCACTTCCATGGCAGTGCGAATCAAAATACTGTAGACGTAGGTGTTCAGCAGGCTGCCCCTGAGTATGATTTTGCCTCCTGATTCATCCCAGCAAGACAGCTCGGCCTTCTCGGCCACGGGGCACTTCTGCTGGTAGTATGTGTCACCGTTGTTTTTCATCTCCTGGGCCTCTAGTTCTGcctccttcatcttcctcttctcttccatgcGCACTGTGTGCATCGCATGGCCCATATACACCAGAGATGGAGTGGAGACAAAGATGATCTGGAGGACCCAAAACCGGACGTGCGAGATGGGGAAAGCCTTGTCGTAGCAGACGTTCTcacagccaggctgctgggTGTCGCACATGAAGTCAGACTGCTCGTCCCCCCAGGAGGACTCAGCTGCTGTACCCAGCACCAGCATCCGGAAGATGAAGAGCACGGTCAACCAGACTTTCCCCACCACTGTGGAGTGTTTGTGGACCTCCTCGAGGAACTCTCCCAGGAAACTCCAATCTCCCATTTCTGCTTACTAGGAGGGGTGAGAAGTCTTGAAGGGAGAACTGGACACAGCCTCTgtgggagaaaacagaagagagtgGTTCTAAGGAGGGTTAGGAAGTGCCCAACTGGGAATGCATGGAGTGAAATGATTTGTTTTGTGTCagaggaaatgttttaaattgaCCTGAAATGAATGAGGTCTGGTTTGCTGACAACTGTGTTTCACATCCACTGAAAACAAtgtgttgggtttggtttttttttattcagctaCTGaaacaaagtaatatttttttgcataatCCAACTACAACCTGCTAAACAGGTTGCCAAAACTTTGAGGGTTAGCCAGATTTTTTCTTGGTTCAGAAAGTCCTTTCACTGCGGTCTGCATATTGCATCCTCTGTGGACTGTGTAGTTAAAGCACTATTCATCTGTCTGCAAAATGTGCTCTGGGGAATCCTTAACGGGCTCATCCCCTGGGAGATGAGACTGGAGTCTACAGCTTGGTCTGAGCAGTGCCTTGGCATTTTCATGTGTCGCCTTTGTGTAACACCTGCACTGACACCTGGGACGTGATGTGCTCGCAGCTCTGGGCTTCATTTCTGAGCTCGATGCCACcactgaaagaaatgcagagaaaaacctTCCTGTTGCCCACCTACCCCTTGCCCATAGGTTTTGCTATGGTTTTGCAGTGTCACTAGTTGCAAGTGTTTCATTTACAGGCTGCAAATGTTTTGGGGAGGGTAAAGACTTTGGTGAGCTGTGCCAGTCCTGTAGACTTAATCTGCTGCCaccttgtcacagaatcacagaatcaaccaggttggaagagccctctgggatcatcgagtccaaccgttgccctgacaccaccctgtcaactagaccatggcactaagtgccatgtccaggcttttcttaaacacctccagagatggtgactccaccacctcccttgtCATGCCTCTCTCAGAGGGAACTGCTGCAAAATCTAAATGGTGGATCTTGTTCCCTCCTCTTAAGCTCTGAGACAAAACTCACAGTTCAAATGACccaggcaaagaaaaaagcctCCTCTGAAATGCCTCccaaggagcagcagctcctgggaacTGCTGTTTGGTAGGTGGTCTGATGGGAGGAAAGGTTTGGTGGGCTGGTAGTATGGCTGCAACGTGAGGATGTAGGAAAGCCTGCTTCAATTTTGTTTCTGCCTCTGACAGACTGCTTCTGGCCAAGTCACTTACAGCCCCTGGATAAAAAGAGAACGATGGGTTTAATCCATCTTTTGTGGGGCTCTGTGGGAGTGCTGGAGCAATCACTGGATCCAGTTCTACTCACCATGCTTACCTTCCCAGGGCACTGCAAAGCTGTCCCTTGTGCGTAAGTTAAGCGCTAGGTGCTATAAAGTGTGCAGTATTACCTTGGAGATAATGCTCTCCAACAGTCAGTCTTTTGGAAAATAtccttttaataaataaatgaaaaacttaATAATCAtcataatgaaatattaaaagcattAGCCAAGGTAAATCCCAAAGCCGTAGGGACCAAAAGTGTTAACTCTCCTTCTTTATTGTCTCTTGTCTTGTCTTTAAGAGCGGATTATTTTTACGGTATAAAGAAGGTCTGTGGCGAGTAGATGCTGTTAAATGCTGAGAATTTACTGCAGCAATATTGTGTAGATTTCCTGCGAGCAAAAGCTGGAGAACAGAGAGAGATGCTTGTTGAGGGAACAATATCCCCTCCTCTGGTTATGTACGTGATATGATTTAATGTAGCAGCGCACGCGACGATTTATGCCATCGCTTGTTTATGTGCGGTGTCCATCTGCAAGGATGGATGGGACAAAGATCAAAAGGCAAATACTTAAACTCATGCTGCTGAGGGCTGCCCTGAGGAAAGGTGAGGATTGCCTAGGTAAGGGGATGGGGAGGTGACCATCACTAGCaatgttccccagggctcagttctggggccggtgctgttcaatatctttgtagatgatctagacttagggattgagtgcacccccAGTAAATTtgagatgacaccaagctgggtgggagt is a window of Nyctibius grandis isolate bNycGra1 chromosome 2, bNycGra1.pri, whole genome shotgun sequence DNA encoding:
- the GJA5 gene encoding gap junction alpha-5 protein translates to MGDWSFLGEFLEEVHKHSTVVGKVWLTVLFIFRMLVLGTAAESSWGDEQSDFMCDTQQPGCENVCYDKAFPISHVRFWVLQIIFVSTPSLVYMGHAMHTVRMEEKRKMKEAELEAQEMKNNGDTYYQQKCPVAEKAELSCWDESGGKIILRGSLLNTYVYSILIRTAMEVAFIVGQYVLYGIFLETLYICQRAPCPHPVNCYVSRPTEKNVFIVFMLAVAVLSLFLSLAELYHLGWKKAKERCSRSYKPSPSTAPGRLESAPQVERAQMYTPPPDFNQCLSSPNGKFISPFSNKMASQQNTANFATERVHGQEDAAGEGPFIKSSYVESPEVANECAAPTFPENYFNEKRRLSKTSRASSKARSDDLSV